Proteins encoded in a region of the Zunongwangia endophytica genome:
- a CDS encoding aminotransferase class I/II-fold pyridoxal phosphate-dependent enzyme has protein sequence MRDLFDKIYKDKGPLGKWAEQAEGYFVFPKLEGPISNRMKFRGRDVITWSVNDYLGLANHPEVRKVDAEAAAEWGSAYPMGARMMSGHTSLHEKLQDELASFVHKQSAYLLNFGYQGMVSTIDALVSKKDVIVYDVDAHACIIDGVRLHLGQRFTYKHNDMESIEKNLQRATKIAEQTGGGILLISEGVFGMRGEQGKLKEIVELKKKYNFRLFVDDAHGFGTLGKTGAGAGEEQGVQDDIDVYFATFAKSMASTGAFIAGDKEIIDYLKYNLRSQMFAKSLQMQLVVGALKRLEMLRTIPDLKNKLWENVNALQNGLKDKGFDIGTTQSCVTPVYLKGSIPEAMALVKDLRENHGVFCSIVVYPVIPKGLILLRMIPTASHTLQDVEETLVAFSAIRERLENGTYKRLSASVEAAMANKS, from the coding sequence GGCCAATTTCTAACAGAATGAAGTTTAGAGGAAGAGACGTTATCACGTGGAGTGTTAACGATTATCTAGGTTTGGCAAATCACCCTGAGGTAAGAAAGGTAGATGCTGAGGCAGCAGCTGAATGGGGCTCTGCGTATCCTATGGGAGCTAGAATGATGAGTGGGCACACCAGTCTTCACGAAAAACTTCAGGACGAACTGGCTTCTTTTGTACACAAACAGTCGGCTTATTTACTCAATTTTGGGTATCAGGGAATGGTTTCTACAATCGATGCATTAGTATCTAAGAAAGATGTTATTGTATACGATGTAGATGCGCATGCTTGTATTATAGATGGTGTTCGTCTTCATTTAGGGCAACGCTTTACTTACAAGCATAACGATATGGAAAGTATCGAAAAAAACCTGCAAAGAGCAACTAAAATCGCTGAACAAACCGGAGGCGGAATTCTTCTTATTTCTGAAGGTGTTTTTGGAATGAGAGGCGAGCAAGGAAAACTTAAAGAAATTGTAGAGCTTAAAAAGAAATATAATTTCCGTCTTTTTGTAGATGATGCCCATGGTTTCGGAACTTTAGGGAAAACAGGAGCAGGAGCAGGAGAAGAGCAAGGCGTGCAAGATGATATTGATGTATATTTTGCAACTTTTGCGAAATCTATGGCAAGTACAGGTGCATTTATAGCAGGTGATAAAGAAATTATAGATTACCTAAAGTATAACTTAAGATCGCAGATGTTTGCAAAGTCTTTGCAAATGCAACTTGTGGTTGGAGCGTTAAAGAGACTGGAAATGCTTAGAACAATACCAGATCTCAAAAATAAGCTTTGGGAGAATGTAAATGCGCTTCAAAACGGATTAAAAGATAAAGGATTTGATATTGGAACTACGCAGAGTTGTGTAACGCCAGTATATTTAAAAGGTAGTATTCCAGAAGCAATGGCATTGGTGAAAGATCTTCGTGAGAATCACGGTGTGTTTTGCTCGATCGTAGTTTATCCAGTAATTCCAAAAGGATTGATCTTACTTAGAATGATTCCAACAGCTTCTCATACGTTACAAGATGTTGAAGAAACTTTAGTTGCTTTTTCAGCTATTAGAGAACGTTTGGAGAACGGAACTTACAAAAGATTATCAGCTTCAGTTGAAGCAGCAATGGCGAACAAGTCATAA
- a CDS encoding transporter — protein sequence MQKLTAIVFAFLANSIICNAQFTETINSNRPGQSQGAFAVGTGVYQLEAGGFFGNNNHDLLGTDTDLYGANYMLRAGFLTDILELSIKGRYQYEETSILQGGQDRIYERSNFPFNTIGAKVLLYDPYKNGDNRREVNLKSWKANQKFDWRRLIPAVSLYGGANVTIQDDNPYRFEGENKYTPQVTLITQHNWGRWVWVMNLTAEKFTETYPSYQFIGTLTHAFNPEFAIFGEYQAIFGDLYADDLFRAGAAYLVTDYLQFDIAGLANVKDTPSRWQVQAGISVRLNFHKDKSPNDLSRDNRSEFDF from the coding sequence ATGCAAAAACTAACCGCAATTGTATTCGCCTTTTTAGCAAACTCAATCATATGCAACGCACAGTTCACTGAAACTATTAACTCTAACCGACCAGGACAATCTCAGGGCGCATTTGCCGTAGGAACCGGAGTCTATCAGTTGGAAGCTGGTGGTTTCTTTGGTAATAATAATCATGATCTTCTTGGGACAGATACCGATTTATATGGAGCAAATTATATGCTAAGAGCTGGTTTTCTTACCGATATCCTAGAACTAAGCATTAAAGGAAGATATCAATACGAAGAAACAAGCATACTGCAGGGAGGCCAAGATCGAATTTACGAGAGAAGCAATTTTCCATTTAACACCATCGGAGCTAAGGTATTACTTTACGATCCTTATAAAAACGGAGATAATCGTCGCGAAGTAAATCTAAAAAGCTGGAAGGCCAATCAGAAATTTGACTGGAGAAGACTAATCCCAGCTGTTTCCCTTTACGGTGGTGCTAATGTTACGATACAAGATGATAATCCTTACCGTTTTGAAGGTGAAAATAAATATACTCCACAAGTAACCTTAATTACTCAGCACAATTGGGGTAGATGGGTTTGGGTAATGAACCTTACTGCTGAAAAGTTTACTGAAACTTATCCGAGCTACCAATTTATAGGAACCCTAACTCACGCTTTTAATCCTGAATTTGCCATTTTCGGCGAATATCAAGCCATTTTTGGTGATTTATATGCCGACGATCTTTTTCGCGCAGGAGCGGCTTATTTAGTTACTGATTATTTACAATTTGATATTGCAGGTTTGGCAAATGTAAAAGACACACCGTCTAGATGGCAAGTGCAGGCGGGAATATCGGTTAGACTAAACTTTCATAAAGACAAATCGCCAAATGATCTTTCTCGAGACAATCGCAGTGAATTTGACTTCTAA
- a CDS encoding YfhO family protein — protein MAKLKQFLPHILVLLGFVIIALFYFNPVLKGKEIFQSDIVQYIGMAKEQSDFRENTGEEPYWTDAAFGGMPTYQLGAYYPHNYVKKLDSVLRFLPRPADYLFLYFIGFYILLLCLKIDYKLAFLGAIAFGFSTYFIIILGVGHNAKAHAIAYMPMVLGGIILTFRQKLIGGFSLLAVAMALEIQANHFQMTYYLLLLVIVLGIVYLIDAFKKQKLPQYFKAIGVMIVAVVLAIGTNATNLIATQEYTSHSTRGDTGLSITPDGNEKPEAGLTYDYITEYSYGIAETLDLFVPGFMGGSSAEDVGEDSELYSELMKMGASPIQAKQFTENAPTYWGQQPIVAGPAYIGATILFLFVFALFLIKGRLKWWVASGALLTLILSWGKNFGFFTEFFIDYIPLYNKFRAVSSIQVIVELCVPLLAIVGLSCLFANKHTKEEKIEALKWSTIITAGLALILVLFNSILFDFSGARDGQIRQQLGMDLMNALKEDRQSMLVSDAIRSFIFVALCVFLIWFYLREKISKKLILGGFAILFLADLVPVARRYVNNDDFVNARKMEQPYQPNAADQQIMQDQSRYRVFDLSGDPLTSSRASYFHNSIGGYHGAKPGRLQDLYDFYISQNNMKILNMLNVKYFIIPTEEGVQAQQNQGVYGNAWFVRDVEWVDDANAEIAALKETDPQDVAVIDKRFKNDIKMDFVYDEVGSIELQSEQPNELVYKTNTSIRQLAVFSEMYYQPGWQAYIDGKKVDHVRADYVLRAMNIPQGEHTVTFKFEPQVIKTGGSIALASTLILVVLIVGGFVFAYRKKA, from the coding sequence ATGGCCAAATTAAAACAGTTTCTTCCGCATATTCTGGTTTTACTGGGATTTGTAATTATTGCGCTTTTTTATTTTAATCCGGTATTAAAAGGGAAGGAAATCTTCCAAAGTGATATTGTTCAGTATATTGGAATGGCCAAAGAACAATCTGACTTTAGAGAGAATACAGGCGAAGAACCGTATTGGACAGATGCTGCTTTCGGAGGCATGCCTACTTATCAACTTGGTGCTTATTATCCACATAATTACGTAAAGAAATTAGATTCTGTACTGCGATTTCTGCCTCGACCTGCAGATTATTTATTTCTGTACTTTATAGGTTTTTATATCTTATTGTTATGTTTAAAAATCGATTATAAACTTGCTTTTTTAGGAGCTATAGCTTTCGGTTTTTCCACTTATTTTATCATAATTTTAGGTGTGGGTCATAATGCTAAGGCGCATGCAATCGCATATATGCCAATGGTCTTGGGCGGAATTATTCTCACTTTCCGACAAAAACTTATTGGAGGCTTTAGTTTGCTGGCGGTGGCTATGGCACTAGAAATTCAGGCGAATCACTTTCAGATGACCTATTATTTATTGCTTTTAGTGATCGTACTCGGGATTGTTTATTTAATCGATGCCTTTAAGAAACAAAAACTTCCGCAGTATTTTAAAGCAATAGGTGTGATGATTGTTGCCGTAGTTTTAGCTATTGGTACGAATGCAACTAATCTAATTGCAACACAAGAATATACCTCACACAGTACGCGAGGTGATACCGGATTGTCTATAACTCCAGACGGAAATGAGAAACCGGAAGCTGGTTTAACTTATGACTATATTACTGAATATAGCTACGGAATTGCAGAAACGTTAGATCTTTTTGTCCCTGGTTTTATGGGAGGTAGCAGTGCCGAAGATGTTGGTGAAGATTCTGAATTATATTCAGAATTAATGAAAATGGGTGCTTCACCTATTCAAGCTAAACAATTTACCGAAAATGCACCAACTTATTGGGGACAGCAACCAATTGTTGCAGGACCTGCCTATATTGGTGCTACCATTTTATTTTTATTCGTCTTCGCATTATTTCTAATTAAAGGGCGATTAAAATGGTGGGTAGCCAGTGGTGCCTTATTGACTTTGATACTTTCCTGGGGTAAAAACTTCGGTTTTTTTACAGAATTTTTTATTGATTATATACCGCTTTATAATAAGTTTAGAGCAGTTTCTTCGATACAGGTGATTGTAGAACTTTGCGTTCCGTTACTGGCAATTGTAGGATTATCGTGCTTATTTGCTAATAAACATACTAAGGAGGAAAAAATTGAAGCTTTAAAATGGAGTACAATAATTACTGCGGGATTAGCATTAATCTTAGTGTTGTTCAATTCAATTCTATTTGATTTTAGTGGCGCACGTGATGGGCAAATTCGTCAGCAATTAGGGATGGATCTAATGAATGCTCTTAAAGAAGATCGCCAATCGATGTTAGTTAGTGATGCTATTCGTAGTTTCATCTTCGTAGCGTTATGCGTATTTTTAATTTGGTTCTATCTTCGGGAAAAAATATCTAAAAAGCTTATCCTTGGTGGTTTTGCCATCTTATTTTTGGCAGATTTAGTGCCTGTAGCGCGTCGTTATGTAAATAATGATGACTTTGTTAATGCTCGCAAAATGGAGCAACCATATCAACCAAATGCGGCAGATCAACAAATTATGCAAGATCAATCAAGATATCGCGTATTTGATCTTAGCGGCGATCCATTAACCAGCTCTAGAGCATCTTACTTTCACAATAGTATCGGTGGATATCACGGTGCGAAACCAGGAAGATTGCAGGATTTATACGATTTTTATATTTCGCAGAATAACATGAAAATATTGAACATGCTAAATGTGAAATATTTCATTATACCTACGGAAGAAGGGGTGCAGGCGCAGCAAAATCAAGGTGTTTATGGGAATGCCTGGTTTGTAAGAGATGTAGAATGGGTTGATGATGCAAATGCTGAAATAGCAGCTTTAAAAGAAACCGATCCGCAAGATGTAGCGGTTATCGATAAGCGATTTAAGAATGACATTAAAATGGATTTTGTTTACGATGAAGTTGGATCTATCGAACTGCAAAGTGAACAACCCAATGAATTAGTGTATAAAACCAATACTTCAATTCGGCAATTAGCTGTCTTTTCTGAAATGTACTACCAACCAGGTTGGCAAGCTTACATAGACGGGAAGAAAGTGGATCATGTTCGTGCAGATTACGTGCTTAGAGCAATGAACATTCCGCAAGGTGAGCATACCGTAACTTTTAAATTCGAGCCACAAGTAATTAAGACGGGCGGAAGCATTGCTTTAGCCAGTACGCTTATTTTAGTAGTGCTGATCGTAGGGGGATTTGTGTTTGCGTATCGCAAAAAAGCTTAG
- a CDS encoding lipopolysaccharide biosynthesis protein: MGVIINQSVKNMMTTYVGFGLGALNTLFLYTYFLDQQYYGLVSFLLSAANLMWPFMAFGVHSTIVKFFTSYKTREEKDKLLNLALYLPLGISLILGLIGHFTYEFLLNYFSDGNELVKPYVWLIYLLAVATAYFEVFFAWAKIYYKSVFGNFMKEVVHRLGTTILLFSVYFDLLQADHFMYGVGIVFLIRLIIMGSYAFKLHRPSLKFSFPANLSRVLKYTALILIAASVATALLDLDKVMIESYLPIENVAIYGIGIYIATVISVPQKAMHQITNPITAEYLNTRNFKKLEDLYKRSSISLSIVSALIFVLILTNVHTLYRLIPEEYSLSILIVLLISLVKLYDNVLAINNSILFNSDYYRLVLGIGVLLVVLAFVLNLFFIPRFGIEGAAVASFIAFFIYNSSKIYLVFQKFKMHPFTKKSVLLFGLTSIFTLAFYFWEFPFHPIFSIALKGGITVLLYISVIYSLRLSEDINGMIQGILSKLK; the protein is encoded by the coding sequence ATGGGCGTAATTATTAACCAGTCGGTCAAAAACATGATGACCACTTATGTGGGGTTTGGGCTTGGCGCGTTAAACACGCTTTTTTTATATACTTATTTTCTCGATCAGCAATATTACGGGCTGGTTAGTTTTCTACTTTCTGCAGCAAATTTAATGTGGCCTTTTATGGCCTTTGGAGTGCATAGTACGATCGTGAAATTCTTCACTAGCTATAAAACCAGAGAAGAGAAGGATAAATTGTTGAATTTGGCACTTTATCTTCCTTTAGGAATTTCTCTAATCTTAGGACTTATTGGGCATTTTACTTATGAATTTTTACTGAATTATTTTTCTGATGGTAATGAGTTGGTAAAACCTTACGTTTGGCTGATCTACCTTTTGGCGGTCGCAACGGCTTATTTTGAAGTATTTTTTGCCTGGGCTAAGATTTATTACAAGAGTGTTTTTGGTAATTTTATGAAAGAAGTGGTTCATAGACTGGGAACCACAATACTATTATTTTCAGTGTATTTTGATTTGCTGCAGGCCGATCATTTTATGTACGGAGTAGGAATAGTTTTCCTAATTCGGTTAATAATTATGGGAAGTTATGCTTTTAAACTGCATCGGCCTTCGTTGAAATTTAGTTTTCCGGCTAACCTATCACGAGTTTTAAAATATACCGCGTTAATTCTCATTGCAGCTTCTGTAGCGACTGCGTTGTTGGATTTAGATAAAGTAATGATCGAATCTTATTTGCCTATAGAAAACGTGGCAATTTATGGAATTGGTATTTATATCGCTACCGTGATTTCTGTACCGCAAAAAGCGATGCATCAAATCACAAATCCTATTACTGCGGAATACTTAAACACTAGAAATTTTAAAAAATTAGAAGATCTTTACAAACGAAGTTCGATAAGCTTGTCGATCGTAAGTGCGCTAATTTTTGTTTTGATTTTAACCAATGTGCACACGCTTTATCGCCTAATTCCTGAAGAATATTCGTTAAGTATTCTAATCGTGCTTTTAATCTCTTTGGTGAAACTGTACGACAATGTTTTGGCAATTAATAACAGTATTCTTTTCAATTCAGATTATTATCGTCTTGTATTAGGGATCGGGGTATTATTGGTCGTATTGGCCTTTGTTCTAAACTTATTTTTTATACCAAGATTTGGTATTGAGGGGGCTGCCGTAGCTTCTTTTATCGCTTTCTTTATTTATAATTCGTCAAAAATCTATTTAGTTTTTCAGAAATTTAAAATGCATCCTTTCACTAAAAAAAGTGTACTACTTTTTGGACTGACTTCAATTTTTACTTTAGCTTTTTATTTCTGGGAATTTCCGTTTCATCCTATTTTTAGCATTGCACTAAAGGGT
- a CDS encoding DUF4834 family protein produces the protein MFQADFSGVIKTILIIMLVYFGFKILLKYFGPLLLKYAMRKMGRKFEQQFSQQFGGGQQRTQQNKTDKEGKVSINKKPGNHRKSNKEVGEYIDYEEID, from the coding sequence ATGTTTCAGGCAGATTTTTCCGGAGTGATAAAAACGATACTAATAATTATGTTAGTATACTTCGGGTTTAAAATATTACTGAAGTACTTTGGCCCATTGTTGCTGAAGTATGCAATGCGGAAAATGGGGAGAAAGTTCGAACAGCAATTTAGCCAGCAGTTTGGCGGTGGGCAGCAAAGAACTCAGCAAAATAAAACCGATAAGGAAGGTAAGGTTAGCATTAATAAGAAACCGGGAAATCATCGAAAATCCAACAAAGAAGTAGGGGAGTATATCGATTACGAAGAAATTGATTAA
- a CDS encoding glycosyltransferase family 4 protein encodes MKKVLIITYYWPPAGGPGVQRWLKFVKYLRDFGVEPIVFVPENPNYPLIDESFEKEVPEDLEIIRQPIFEPYKFASFLSKKDTKTISSGIIKKKEKQSTVQKLMLYIRGNFFIPDARRFWIKPSVKFLKSYLEKSNIDTVITTGPPHSLHLIALGLKKQLNLNWIADFRDPWTQIGYQKELKLTTSSAAKHQKLEREVLKTADQIITTSFTTKKEFASKTMKPITVITNGFDTELQTESKLDKSFSISHIGSLLSGRNPKKLWEVLAEISEENKNFRSDFKLKLYGAVSDDVLQSINEVGLSDNLELGGYISHQQALEVQKTSQLLLLIEINSEETKGIIAGKLFEYLAAKRPILAIGPPHWDVAQIIKETTSGESFEYHQDSALKDFILSSYQKYRENQLISNSKYIEDYQRKSLTKTLAELIKN; translated from the coding sequence ATGAAAAAAGTGCTGATCATTACCTATTACTGGCCTCCAGCTGGTGGTCCTGGCGTTCAGCGATGGTTGAAATTCGTAAAATATCTCCGTGATTTTGGGGTGGAGCCTATAGTTTTTGTTCCAGAAAATCCAAATTATCCGCTTATTGATGAGTCTTTTGAAAAGGAAGTTCCAGAAGATTTAGAAATTATACGTCAGCCGATTTTTGAACCATATAAATTTGCTTCGTTTTTATCGAAGAAGGATACAAAAACGATAAGTTCAGGGATTATTAAAAAGAAAGAAAAGCAAAGCACGGTTCAAAAACTGATGCTTTACATTCGCGGTAATTTTTTTATTCCCGATGCAAGAAGGTTTTGGATAAAACCTTCGGTGAAATTCTTAAAATCTTACCTAGAAAAGTCCAATATTGATACGGTAATCACCACAGGTCCTCCACATAGTTTGCACCTTATAGCTTTGGGTTTAAAAAAGCAATTAAACCTAAATTGGATTGCCGATTTTCGCGATCCGTGGACGCAAATTGGTTATCAAAAAGAATTAAAACTAACCACATCATCTGCAGCAAAACATCAGAAATTAGAAAGGGAAGTTTTAAAAACGGCCGACCAGATTATTACGACGAGTTTTACGACCAAAAAAGAATTTGCTTCAAAAACTATGAAACCCATTACAGTAATCACCAATGGTTTTGATACTGAATTGCAAACCGAATCGAAATTAGATAAATCTTTCAGTATTTCTCATATTGGTTCTTTGTTATCGGGAAGAAACCCTAAGAAACTTTGGGAAGTTTTAGCTGAAATTTCCGAAGAAAATAAAAATTTCCGTAGCGATTTTAAATTGAAACTATATGGCGCGGTAAGTGACGATGTGCTACAAAGTATAAATGAAGTTGGTCTCTCTGATAATTTAGAGCTTGGCGGTTATATAAGTCATCAGCAAGCTTTAGAAGTTCAGAAAACAAGTCAGCTTTTATTGCTCATCGAAATTAATTCCGAAGAAACTAAAGGAATTATCGCCGGGAAATTATTCGAATATTTAGCTGCAAAACGTCCAATATTGGCAATTGGGCCGCCGCACTGGGATGTTGCCCAAATTATTAAAGAAACGACTTCAGGCGAAAGTTTCGAATATCATCAAGATTCGGCCTTAAAAGATTTTATTTTAAGTTCTTATCAAAAATATCGCGAAAACCAACTAATTTCGAATAGCAAATATATTGAGGACTATCAGCGTAAAAGCCTCACTAAAACATTAGCTGAATTGATCAAAAACTAA